CTGTCTTGAGTCGCCATATGtgagtaggcagcaatataaattttcttaaataaataactaaacacAACTTATGTTCCAATGAACAGATTTTGAAAATATATAGTTATTTTTAACAATAAACTCCATCGTATAGAAAATACGGGTCACCAATTCTTTtttagccttatttaaaacatttagagtCAGTCCTTTTCCCATAATGGAACTCATGTAACATTCCCATAGGATATTCCAGTCGGGCACTACAGTACCTACAATAGTTTCATGTTTATTTAGCTAAGCAAGCTAGGAATACCAATCTTCTCTTGTAATATAACAAGGAGCCAAATTACAATGTGTTGCCATATTTTAGAATACATAACAAGATAAAATTATATCATGCTTTAGTCAGTACAGAAATacagcagcaaaaaaaataatactattaTACAGATCACTGCTTGCCTATATCAAGTCCTATCTTTAGGATCAAGGTTTGATTGTTTGTGAGGTCCATAGATCTGCAATAGACCCATTGTAAAGAATCCTCGTGGTCTCTGTGGCTGCTGTTCTTTTGCCCGACTTTCTTCTATCCTGGAGAAAGCCAACCAAGCAATAAGGACAATTGATTTTTTACTAGGTGAATACATCACAAGAAGAAGGAGCAaaacctggttgactgagaaaaGCTATCAGTATTAAATACAGAGTGTGAAATTTTTCTTTGAAGGCTCCTTCTCAAAATAATAGTTTACTTGTCAACCTATCAGCAAAGATGGCTTCTCAGTATAACCAGGGCAACTATCACTCTTGTCACTAGACAAGGAATGGCAGCAGACTGAGCCACTAGGTATAATCCAAccaaaattgctttttttctttatgtaaatcCTTTGGTTTTAGCCACACATATAATTGAACACACACATAATTTTCCTTTAAAGGGGAAAATAGTGTGTAGACATATACACATgtccacacacacatatatgcacaaCTTTGGTTAGATTGTGCCCAGCTACTTTTATTTTCaacgatttttttttccaaattcaaatttaaataaattcaaacaataacatATGCACCTGTTTTCATATAATAATGTTTACATAGTGATTAGTCTTAAGTACTGCAATAATTGGCAAGGGGCTTACTGCATTGCCAACTTGATTAATCCAGAGAAAACTGCTGACACACCTTAAGTAGGCTAAAGCAATGAGCATTAGGGttatacaaaatatttgaaaGGACCCTCTGCAAAATATGGAGGAATGAACAAAGACCCTCCTCCTCAAAAGCAGGGGGAAACATGCTGTCCAGAAGACTCAATGCAGCTGCTGTGAACATTTGCCCAGGTGCCAACCCAGGTGTGTGGTTCCACAGGTGTTATCCTTTGTCAGTTGTCCTAGCAGAAATAGTTGTAGTTCTGTATTTGTTCATGCATGTACATGCAGAGGCAATATAGTAGAAAAAGGAGATTAGACAGAGAGGGACTTGGTCTCTAAGATTTTCTAGTGATCTCCTAAACTAGTATTAACCAGGCCCAACTTTGCTGGATATTTTTTCTGTGTTGATTTCTGAAATCAACAGAGGCAGCCTAAGTGCCTTAGTATAGGAATATGCTGCATTTTAATGTCCACTTTTTATTCATTATGAAAACCCTAATTAAGAGAATAAAACTAATGCACTCTTACTTCAAGAATGTAAAGAATCAGAGCCATGAGTCATACAGATGCCTGTTTGCTGGAAGAGTGCCATCATCTTTCCCATGGAAATACTCTTATCAAATTGGGTTAATATTCCTACCTTGATTCCATTTCTGCTATCATTATAAAGTGTTACTTTCTAAGGTCGGTCATGGTTTTATTCTCATACTGAATTTtttaccaaaaaacaaaacaaaaccctaaatTAAAGGATAAAGAGAAGCTATCTTTATAATAGCAAATATTAACAAACAGACACTAGGGGGCTCCCTTGCATTGTGAAAATAACATTTTGTGCCAAAGTCTAAGGAGCAAGATTTTTGTTATTGTCTGCCTGCCTGTATTTGGGTTTATGCTTTCAAGAAGAATGGCCAGGTTTTTGCCTTGAACTTGTCCCTCCAGAAGCCCAccaacaatgcaaaaaaaaaatattcatctgCTGTTCCATATAAATAATTCAAACATGGCATTCTAATTATTTTGACACAAAATCCTATATGAGCATTGTGTTATATAATGCCCTGTGCAGATTTAAAGCTTGAAATATGTGCTTCTCAAGTACCCAGTTTTATGACAGATGAAAATCCCTTCAATGATGTTCTACCATTTCCATGAGTGAGATACCAAATTAGGTGTCCAGTGCCAAACTGAtcttactttttaatttttagttgcTAAGCTGCAGAAAATTTGTGGAGGTTGACCAGATGGTGAAAAGTCTGGCTGGTTTCAGTACTCTGCAAATCAAGAAGCAGAATGCATTTTCTCTTCTCTGAACAGGCAGCATTCAGATACTCCGATTTTTACATCAATTATTTGGTTTAAATATCTCAGACTgaattagaatttattttaaCCATGGTTTACTTAAGAAATTGCAATTTGCCCTATACTAAAAGCCATGGGATGCATTTGAAAacaatttattgttattatttggtTGTAAAatacaatcatttatttaaaaagccCAGATCATTGACaattgtacatttttattttatttttcctcataCATATGGTCGGATAAGCATTGTTGGTCATTTGGTGGCTTACATCTATTGGGTACTTAGAAGTTGATGAAGATTACTGGATCCCTCTTATCTCTATGAGGTGAGTTATGTCTCATGCTAAATTAGAGTTTATTTTAACCATGGTTTACTGAAGAAATTGCAATTTATCCTAAACTAAAAGCCATGATTTACATGCCATAACAATTGGGTCCACCCATTAAGGTAACCAAAATCAAAAAAACTGTATTTTGGTTAGTATGGATGCTTAACCCTGTGACTCGGTTATACAGTTCATTTCAAGCTTTTCTGAGGCTTAATGTGTTCTCTGAATGCAGCCATTTGACTTTTTATAAGGATGGTTAATGTTAGGCAATAATTAAGGTGATGGAACTGAGTTTGAGGAGGATATAGAGCGCAGAGAAAGAACAATTCTCACCCTAATAATACTCCCTTCCAGTAACTGAATTAGATCTTTTGGTAAACTTTCCACATGTTGCAGATACTCAGTTGCAGATCTACTGATTCCTTATATGGAAAGTAAGTCATGGGCCAGCTGGAATCTCTGGAATGTCTTATTGTTCAGTCATGAGATGCATTCGGAGAATAATTTATTGATataaaggccccttccaactctgttaatatatTGATATAGGCCCTGCATTAGAAACTGATCTTGTTGGCATCTATTAAATAGGGGTCAACTTCCAGAGCCCTTGATCTCATCCAGCAatttctgctgctgctgttcaCTTCTTCTGTTCAAGGGAAGGAGCAGGCCAGAGGAAACCCTATGCTACCCCTTTCCATAGGGGCAAACTCTTGAATGCAGTGGGAATAATTTCCTGCTAGTTTCTTTCAGGTAACTCAGGAAAAAAAGGGGGTGATGCAAAACCTAATAAAACATGCCCTGTCAACTTGGCTGGTCCTTTTCCCAGGAAAGATTGAGAAGTAATTGAGAGGAACAGAAGAAGTAAAAGAATAGCTGCATGTATGGAGCAGAGAGGCTGCATTGCTACTATCTGATCCTGGTATTTCCCAAACAtatcaaatatatttattgtgtggtggccattttatttctttgggtatactgtggttttaattatttttttatctgtggctttcttcctatttttgtttcatttactctatttatataaaaattgaaCTTTTACGTAATTTTAATATCTAATCTGCTGTTACATAATTTTAATATGTAATCTGCTCTGTGAAATCactactatttattttttaaatataaaacaacaTGAGATTAGAATTgtgcaatattcttttttttctccctttttctttagGCAAGaagaacaaaatgcacaggtactgtatatgtggtactttgctcaatagtagtaactacgagagggatcttggagtcctggtggacaaccatttagatatgagccagcagtgtgcagcagctgccaaaaagccaacacagttctgggctgcataaacagagggatagaatcaagatcatgtgaaatgttaataccactttacaatgccttggtaaggccacacttggaatactgtgttcagttttggtcgccacgatgtaaaaaagatgtggagactctagaaagagtgcagagaagagcaacaaagatgattaggggactggaagctaaaagatatgaagaacggttgcaggaactactgtaggtatgtctagtttaatgaaaagaaggactaggggagacatgatagcagtgttccaatatctcagggattgccacaacgaACAGGGAGTCAAActcttctccaaagtacctgagggtagaacaagaagcaatgggtggaaactaatcaaggagagaagcaacttagaactaaggagaaatttcctgacagaacaattagtaagtggaacaacttgcctgcagaagtcgtgaatgctccaacactggaaatttttaagaagatgttggataaccatttttctgaagtggtgtagggtttcctgcctgggcaaggagttggactagatgtccaaggtcctttccaactctgttattctattctatttcctctaTATACAAAAGAGAACCATTAATAGTTAAGACCTGAAGCTTGGTAAGAATGTTTATTGCTATGTAGATGAcaacaaaatgaaaacagaatgCAGTCTAATGGTTGAATACTTTCCACATTCCCTTCCCAAGACATGAATAATAACAAAAATGTTAGACAAAAACCAGCTCTGCCTTCTATGATAGTATCCAAATTCTGGACACAAAATGCTACAAGGCAATTAAGAGCACTTCATTGCTTTATATTAGCTTGTTTAAGTTCTTGGCTTTCTGATTCCAGATAATGTTtcttaaaatttaacatttatggGATTTCAAAATTTGTATCTACACTGGAATAAAACTTTCAGTTTTTCAGGAGTATTGACCACCTATGCAGTGGTTACAATGGTATGGCTTCAAAACAACTTCTTCATCCATGGGCTAAAACATTCTAATTGCTGTCCTAGATACGTCATGCTAGAGATGTATTTATAGAATAGAGGGTACATCTGGGGTAGAATTCAAAAGGTATTACAACAATAGATTCTTTTTATACAGTTACAAGAGATCAGGGGCTTTCTCCCTTTGAACAATTGTTTGGTTTTCttcaaaaacattattaaatgtGACTCTCAAGGCTTTGGAAATTAAAACTGAAGACAACACTCATACTTTTGCAGTATCAGAGGCAATGATTGCTACACTAAATTCTTCCTTCCCACTGagattcattttcttttatcttaTTCTGAATGACATGTTTGGAAATTAATGCCAACAGTCTGGTATTCTTTGATCATTTATCAGAGAAACCATGTCATAAAAAATTAGTTCAATATTAGAAGAATGGAACATCAAAAACTGTTTATAATTTCAGTGAAATACAACAAAAGTGAACAATGTTCAGTGCCAAGGATACCTCTTGGCACAAAAGCATCACAAGATAAGCTAACCACAGCAAATTTGTATAACACTGAGATGTAACTGACAAAATTCATATAATATCTTCACAAGCCATATACATGGTTGCTGTTTGGCTGGCATTTGCATTTCACACTGCAACCAGACACAATGTTTTGGATGCACATAGTCACTTTTCAGCTCATTAGCAGTTAAAATGTTATTTGCTACACCAAGATAGAATTCATGTGTATATTGCAGGAAGGGAAAAGAATCTTGAGGGTTATGGCAGAAAGAACATGATGTTGCTAGACCATATCTGAAGAACTGACCTTTATTTTTGTTATGCATCTTTGGCTGTGATATTTTATTTTCGTTGGGAAgaaaaatttggcagctttagaaCAGCAGCAAATTCCACCTTGTTAGATAAATCCCAGGCAATTAATTAATCAGTCAACATTATATTTCTAAAAACATTCCTGACCATGAAACATCTCCTTTCATCTCCAAGTTGCTTTTTGTATTGACAAATGTAACGAAGTCGTTCGTGTGATCTGTTTTTGTATTTATGAGTAACGAAGCACTCCACTGCAGCACTTCTACTTTTATCTCCACAAAATCACGAAAACTTGAAATTGTTTGATTGAAATTAAAGTTGTGACATTCTGTTTCAGAAGTGTTGTGAGGTCATAGCTGCAAAAGTTTCTTGAAGCATTTTGCTGTCTAACCATGGGATGAGAACAAACACCCAGGATAATGGTTAGATATAGATTTTAGAATATTGTTGGCTTCTAAGTTCATAAGTTTCATGCCCATTGATTCTCAGGGGCTCTTTTTCATCTGCTGTATCAATATCTTTCATCTGTGGATAATAAGCAGAAGATGCTTTGCATTCATAATGTCTGTCAATGGATTTTAAGTGCATCAACATGTGAAGAGCATAAGCTAAAACAAGAAGCAGTATCAGAGACATCACTAGACCCATTAGAATGGCTGGTGGGAAGAGGGAAGCACAATCTTTTGCATAAGCAAACTGTCCATCTTCAATGTTAAATCCTTGAATCTGTGAAGAAAATCAAATAGTCTAAATTAAGACAACCtccccttgcaatccaagggcATGCTATTCATTGATCATTATTGGTAATCAAAATTATTTTCCCCAGTATCAGTTGCTGAAATAGAAATTAGAATCTATTTCTGTGGAGCTTCTTGTATGTCATCGAGGAATTCTAAAATAAACTAGGATAGAAATCTGGTATATAGATATATGTGCGAGATTGCAGAAGTTAAGCCTTGACTCACTTCCCAAATGAGTTGGAATGCAGTACTACTAACACATCTGAaggaaatttggctaaataaggcTAGTCAAGATACTACCAAAGATTGTAATTCCAGGGTCAAAAAGATAAACCCAATAGCTTATTAAAACAGAGACAACGATTCTGTGCACTGCACATAAAAACTGTCTGAGCTTCAATCACACTGTCAAGGCTGCCAAACTGACTCTTTCAATCACAGCCTGCAGATATCCCTGCTGTGGAAACAGTTAAGCTATTTTTCTCCTTGACAGGCTTGTTTACTTCTCTTTGCAAATTTCAGTAACTTTCTCAAGTGTCACCTTGACACAAATTGAACCATCCCATAAACCAAATCAGTGAGATGAAAGCTCAAACTATTTATTCAGGTAAGTGCCTTTGCCATTTCATCTTATCACAACATCTAGTTGGGAAAACAATAAACAACCAGTAATGATCAGATCATGTAATTCATTAATATAGTCTATCATTTTATTACAATAACAAAAATATAACTTCAATATGGCGATACCAGAATTTTCAGGAGGAAGTATATTAATAACCCCAGTGGTGGGCTGTTGCTGGTTTggaccagcgaaccagtagttatGGCCAGCGGCTGGGCCCGCCCCACCACCCTGGCGttatcacatcctatataatCGCTGGTTTCTTGATGCAGTGCGCAAGCTCATATTTTCAGTtctgggaaaaccggttgttacagtatgtgacgcccacctctgAATAACCCTGTATATTCTAAGACTAATATGCATTTCTAAGAATACTTAGCCCAGAATAAGTACAGTTACTTTTAATGAAATGTGTTTATATTATAATTCAAACTTCATTATgtcctagatccatgatggcgaacctatggcatgtgtgccaaaggtggcatgcagagccctctctgctggcacatgcACCGTCGCCCCAGGGCAGATCTCCGTggcttttcttttgtgagcttctgtttccctgcaaacgctgaaacagaagctcatgaaagaaaaagatcttacctcttgctgcacTGCTGgtgttggccagctggtcttcgggtctcggCTGTGCATATGTGCATCGCTGTGCATGCTCATctctgtgcacatgtgcacatgcccaTACACACATGTGCATGTCAACGCACGCAATCGCACACACATGTTTATGCATGTGCACGTCCGCGCATCCATGCATGTACACGTCCGTTTATTTGCACATCCGGGCATGTCTGCGAATGTACACattcacatacatgcacacacctttcagtttgagTATGCACGTgtgcgcagtttgggcactcggtgtctaaaagattTGCTATCATTGTCCTAAATCAGTAGTGGCAAACTTATGGTGCACATTCCAGAGGTGGCACGCCGtcgccctagctcagctctgccacacatgcaccaCCACCTGCCGGCCAGCTGTCCTAGATTATCTCGTGTTCTTTCTCTCCAATTTACATTTAGGATATAGGCTATCATTCTTTTGGGAAGTTTATTGATATTTTTATCAATTGTCTCATATATAAAATCTCAAAAGTTCACACATGCAAGTCTTGAAAGAGGACAATAGTTAGGCCCCCAACAGTATGGCAGCTAATACCTAATAACTGGAGATATTTATTACACACAGTaatagactgactgactgacggccgtcgccaggggagcttttttatcaggtccgcctgatccgccaattgcgccctttcctggaccgggacttgttatgcatggtcactcatgccctcgtcacttcccgtctggattactgcaatgctctctacatggggctctccttgaggagcacccagaggctccaactggtacagaatgcagccgcgcaggggattgagggagctccccgtagctcccatgtaacacctctcccgcGCACCTCTCCtccctgcactggttgccagtggtcttctgggtgcgcttcaaggtgttggttatcaccttcaaagcgctccatggcattggaccgggatatttacgggaacgcctgctgccgccagttacctcccattgtccggtgcgtccagtgcgctctcacagggagggccttcttagggtgccgtcggctagccaatgttggctggcggcccccaggggaagagcgttctctgtgggggccccggctctatggaacgagctgccggtgggactcagtcttctccctgatctccggaactttaaacgcaagctcaagactttctttattcaccaagcggggctgacctgattgattttaaatatggggggttttagcgggtttttaacagggttttagcttttgtaaaaaaaaaatttttagctaatattttaagtatacagcggtcgaattagatttttaaacttgttatagtattttaatttgttttgttgttttatttgctgtacaccgccctgagtcttcggagaagggcggtataaaaataaataaataaataaataaataaataaataaataaataaataaataaataaataaattctctgctcgaaataaaattccctataccatcaggcttgaaattttaggcctggataGCCTTGAACTATGCCGTCtacgttctgacctatgcttagttcataagattatttaccaaaacgtcctacctgttaatgagtactttaacttcaaccgtaataacacaagggctatcaatagattccaactcaatgtaattcgctctaatcttgattgtaggaaatatgacttctgcaatagagtagtaaatgtctggaacactctacctgatcctgttgttagtctctctaacccccataccttttaccttaaattgTCTACGGTGGATCTTTTACGTTTCTTaaaaggtccctaagggggcatgaataagcgcaccagcatgcctaccgtccctgtcctactgttcccatttatatgcACTCGTTTTATGTGTTGATggcatgttttgcttatttatatccttttatttgtgccaaaaaaaaatgcatgtgtccatgtctatgtctatactgttacttgtttccttgtatttgttgacaaataaataaacaaacaaacaaacagtgagAGAGACTTCTGAATAATTCTTAAACTTCCATTGCAAGTCtgtaagaacaaagcaactgccttttttccccttcactaaaccgggtgtgggcatggctagtgcatgacgcatccagcccgcgggccgggaatttgacagccctgaactaCATTGAAAGGTTCTTTAAGCTTCCTTACTTCACAGATCTAGCCTTATAAGTATTTGCTTAAAGGCCTCGGTTGGCTTTCCCACACATTACCTGAAAGTCAATAAAAGTAACTTCCCAGTGCTTGGCTGCATCGTTTGCAGAGCTGGGTGTTAATAGTGCATCATATCTCTGCAAGTTGCTGACATGTTCACAGTGATAAGAATAGATTGCTGGTGCATGTATTCGTGTTGCGTTGAAAGTTGCTTGTACAGATTGATTGTAAATAAGCTGGATTCTGTGTAAGGTAAACCAATTTTGAATGGAGAACTTGTAGTAACTGTTTGTCAGAATGAATCTGCCAGGGGAAATCAGAAAATAATTACAGTAAATCTTGCCAATTTTtgtttatatatgtaaataaatctcaTAAAGATATACCAACTTCATATTATTATTGCATGGGATTTTTTAGTTGATCCAGAATGTATGCCTTTCAATTCTTTGTTTTCATTGTTAAAAACTAAAAATACTCTAAACTGCCAGAAAATCAAGATAatggaaaagaagggaggagtaGGTTGTTGCTGTTTGCAAATATTCCTTTTAAAACTTATCATAAATACATTTCTAGATAAATAATACAATAGCCTTGACATTTTGTGTGTCTAGTGCTTTAAAAGCACTGTCTAAATTAAAGGCTAGAAAAATAAGAGGATAAATCGTACTGGATGTTCATGTAGTGCACTAATTTACATATATTAATATGTAAAACACACACATCACCTTTGTAAGCAAAATTTCCTAGAGCAATTTGGAATTTTGAAAActcatatgtatatattttaaactgaaaGCCCAGCATAGCATACATAATATTGCAAAATAAGGAAACAGAACTACCaaacatcataaaaatacattttcattaAAACATTAAGACAACAGAAATCAGGTTAAGTAAAAGCATAGTGCAGGATAATAAAGTATTTGCTCCTAACAAGGGCACAAAAGTGAGATACGCTAACTATATTTGCAGTTATTCTCTTAAAAGTTGATAACATGCAACTGTGCCTATGGATATTGCCTTCCAAAGTGAAGTCCTGATAATTTCAACTGAGGAATATAGAAATTGTATTTGTTGCAACAGTGGCATGATTTCACATTTTAACATTATCATAATGGAGATAGGCTGACAGTATAGTTTTTATGTAATAATGCTGTGAAGATTAATATTTGAAAACATACCTGATAACAAATCCTTTCAAATTGTCAATGTCACCAAAATTAAGTGAAAGCCTAGATGGAAAAGGACAATTAAATCAAGAACTATTCAGaggtggaagagaaagaaaagaatagaatgtaGTTAAATTTAAATTCATCAAAGTTATTTAAGATGGTTGCATGGTACCATCACAACACACAAAAAGGACAGAGCTTGGTAATGGCACAACATGCACTCTTGATATGTCCAAATCATACACTGGTGCAAAAAATGTGGCCCTATAATGTATCAGAGTGGCACTTGGCTTGTGCCAAGCTCCTATAGTACAATAAATGCTTGAATAAAAGCCAGCAACTGTATCCAAGAGTGCTTCCTTAGGGATTCACAGGACCTCAGGATAACATTAGTGAGGGTACCTAGTAATACCTATATTCCATTCATAGTAAAATTGAATTACAGCTATATTTCATGGTTACAGTTCACGAACAGACAACAATTAGGCTTAAAATAAACTGCATTTGTCACAGACCCAGGATATTATGATACCTTGAAGATTATCCCATTAATTTTAGTATAAGTTTCTATACATATATCTTGCTACATGGTCTAGTGTTTAGCTTCTATACATCACAAAACCTTTTCTTCTCAATCTATCTtacaatctctttctttctttcttgggttaTATGAAAGTTAAAACACAGACAACCTGTGTTGACAAACGTCTCTGACAAACATAGGATGACAAGCATTCATCAGTTTTATGGCTTCAGCAAGTAGAATATTTGGGAACATTCAAAATCATTAAATTAGTTCAGTGCTCAACATTTCACTGCCATAAGGACACTgaattgttgatttttttaaaaaaacatttaattttatttcagacCTAGGAAAACTCCACAGTAGGGTACAATTTTGCATTGCACCAAAGgtttttgctttttcaaaaagcaactggactttcttgattttttgtttgacaacatttcacttctcatccaagaagctacttcagttcttcagttagagttgaagaagcttcttggatgtcaaatgaaacattttcaaagaaaaaaatcaagaaaggccagtcatcttttggaaaaaaacacctttgggacaagcacaacctggatgattgagaatctcaatAAATCTTACATTGCATTTTCTTCACTGCAATTTGAATCAGCAACATCCACCGATGCGTGAACACCAAATGTTTTGTCTGTTAGATCCATCTGAGTGTGGTTCTGAAACTTAATCATGATCCTTCTGGCCCAGAATAGAATACAGGGGCTTCCATTAATGGTGACATTCAGTGGACTGTAGTGGCTGTGAATCATAGATTCTTTCTCCAAATTCTCTTTAGTGCTTACATTGTAATTGCCAATCTGCATGCAACCAAGTAAGAAATAACAATTAGTGTTCTTCCTTTAACATACTACTAACGCTTAATTTTGAATTACTAGATACCAGAGCAACATAAATTCAATTCCATAAATGACTTGCTGTCAAAGCTAGTCCAAAATGCTTTGCTTTGAGATGGAGCCCATCCAGAATCAGAACTAGAACATTACACTAAATTCTCAATTCtgactataataataaaaaagtaaaaacctAGCAATACCCTGCTTCAGAGTGGCTATCATAATTCTGTCTAACAGGAAGACAAGCTCTGCATATAAAACACCATAAGAAATTATAATTACTATTCGTCCCCAATACATAAGTAAAAAACAGAGTTTCTAAAAATATGGATATCTTTTTTAATAAATGTTTAATCATTAGTGGAGACAAAGCTCAttgaacaattttttaaaaaatatatcatttaAATTACTATTGTCAGAGTGAAATGGCATAAGTGCTATTAGTGATACAATGCCTTAGTGAAACACTATACAATTATTGTGCTAAACTATAAATATCTGCATATGAACTGCTTGAGATACGAACTGTTATTTTTATCCTTCTAGATACAAGAAGATATATTGATTTATGTTAATAATAGTGGAAAGATTTATACAGCTGCTTATCAGCAGGAATTTTATTATGTCAGCTAATTCAGACATTGAATTTGTGGATATTTTTCATCAAAA
This genomic window from Ahaetulla prasina isolate Xishuangbanna chromosome 2, ASM2864084v1, whole genome shotgun sequence contains:
- the LOC131192025 gene encoding V-type proton ATPase subunit S1-like protein — protein: MESSAIFRFLFLLFCVRFSSSMDQIPGQMERSLFVFSDQDLLQRNGRRYDGSVKPKINLQQVAITQIGNYNVSTKENLEKESMIHSHYSPLNVTINGSPCILFWARRIMIKFQNHTQMDLTDKTFGVHASVDVADSNCSEENAMLSLNFGDIDNLKGFVIRFILTNSYYKFSIQNWFTLHRIQLIYNQSVQATFNATRIHAPAIYSYHCEHVSNLQRYDALLTPSSANDAAKHWEVTFIDFQIQGFNIEDGQFAYAKDCASLFPPAILMGLVMSLILLLVLAYALHMLMHLKSIDRHYECKASSAYYPQMKDIDTADEKEPLRINGHETYELRSQQYSKIYI